The Hippoglossus hippoglossus isolate fHipHip1 chromosome 19, fHipHip1.pri, whole genome shotgun sequence genome has a segment encoding these proteins:
- the LOC117752789 gene encoding integrin alpha-D-like has product MSLGLTMTNDPISRSTMACGPTIPKDRKSITMYSGACFQIDQFDRFGSAVPPSSPECRAEADIAFLLDGSGSVNPGDFQTMKTFVKTLVRLFVGKDTQFAVVQFSDDVTVELNFRDFFSSGRWQSEIDGIKQKGSITNTARSIQYVVQNVFTSAGGSRPNVKKILIVITDGASTDSQNLPNAISLAENAKIVRFAIGVGRVFDSTRAKQELDSIASSLSTNHVFRVESFDALDAITKNLQDKIFCIEGSQSTGETLKIEMAQAGFSVAYVPGGIQMGTVGANQWKGGYMEYTLSGQKLSSYEPLFMLQDSYLGYSMTIAKTRQGQLTIVGAPRYQHRGLVMAVHEQINQMIDPFDWQFQTGEYFGAEVRAMDVNNDGYTDLILISAPMYKEADREGRVYVCGLARLRVECHFESPLVLRGDESDQARFGSSLAVLPDLNADDLREVAVGAPLENGGQGSIYIFHGEGGSTVSSTYSQKIAASEVRQQLRFFGMSISDSSFDRSGDSLPDLAVGSKGTVVLLRSKPVVMVEATMSFNPNQVPTKNQNCQNPLENTAEICFTMTKLSTVSTAGAKINYTLTLDATRKVPNNRAYIKDKQREKTGSIEVDLQRPKCFPVKFFIQACPQDALNALRNELRFTFDGIPSTTNLKPSLAQQAQTTTYHSLKFEINCGTDNKCVDNLKVDFNFNSSSELKVDIDELLDVTVSVENRDEDSYNSYVKLTYPAGLSYRKFTGLQGRIECNSLDSEDGLSRGMTTCTINNPIFKSDTEALFTVSYGIESNRRFDRKIFISANASSENQEHSTSSELYQMKWLDMKYSILVMIESSLSYNNFTSGKNDVLKPHKQSIVVTNNIRALNFTVVIKVPVKLGDKDIWVDSSSLQIPDCRREADEEHTVTDFVAMIKENNVVDCSVARCGVFRCSRFMGRLESKKYKISANISSGWIEQIGLDSAKFLLTSTATLEYDTNQYIFFSTGSNNKPLIHKIEVEIEVYPHPDFTKEIVGGSLGGLALLALLTAGLYKAGFFNSKYKEMMNEAEEAAEPGANEAAATPEQ; this is encoded by the exons ATGTCCCTTGGTTTGACAATGACGAATGACCCCATCTCACGAAGCACTATG GCATGTGGCCCAACCATCCCAAAGGATCGCAAAAGTATCACCATGTACAGCGGCGCATGCTTCCAGATCGACCAGTTTGATCGGTTTGGATCCGCGGTGCCGCCGTCCTCTCCAG AGTGCAGAGCCGAAGCAGATATTGCTTTTCTCTTGGATGGTTCAGGCAGCGTAAACCCTGGAGATTTTCAAACAATGAAGACATTTGTGAAAACGCTGGTACGCCTATTTGTGGGAAAAGATACACAG TTTGCTGTTGTCCAGttctctgatgatgtcactgttgaATTGAACTTTCGTGACTTTTTCTCATCTGGACGATGGCAGTCGGAAATCgatggaataaaacaaaaaggcagCATAACTAACACAGCTAGATCCATCCAATATGTGGT ccaaaatgttttcacatcagcagGAGGTTCTAGACCAAACGTGAAGAAGATCCTGATCGTCATTACTGATGGAGCATCTACTGACAGCCAAAACTTGCCAAATGCAATAAGCTTAGCTGAGAATGCAAAGATTGTTCGATTTGCTATTGGG GTGGGGAGAGTGTTCGATTCCACAAGGGCGAAACAGGAACTGGACTCTATTGCATCTTCGCTCTCGACAAATCACGTGTTTCGAGTAGAGAGCTTTGACGCACTTGATGCAATAACGAAGAATTTGCAGGACAAAATCTTCTGTATTGAGG GATCTCAGTCCACTGGAGAGACACTGAAAATTGAAATGGCTCAGGCGGGATTCAGTGTGGCTTATGTGCCAGgg GGAATTCAAATGGGCACTGTTGGCGCCAACCAGTGGAAAGGAGGCTACATGGAATACACATTATCAGGCCAGAAGCTGAGTTCATATGAGCCTTTGTTCATGTTACAAGACAGTTATCTGG GTTACTCCATGACTATCGCAAAAACCAGACAAGGCCAATTGACAATTGTTGGCGCTCCGAGATATCAACACAGAGGACTTGTGATGGCAGTTCATGAACAGATCAATCAAATGATTGATCCCTTTGACTGGCAG TTTCAGACTGGTGAATATTTTGGGGCAGAGGTTCGTGCCATGGATGTGAACAATGACGGATACACTGACCTAATCCTCATATCTGCCCCTATGTACAAGGAAGCTGATAGAGAGGGAAGAGTTTACGTTTGCGGTTTAGCTCGTTTG AGGGTCGAGTGTCACTTCGAATCTCCGTTAGTGCTGAGAGGGGATGAGTCCGACCAGGCGAGGTTTGGCTCTTCTCTCGCTGTGCTGCCTGATCTCAACGCAGATGACCTCAGGGAGGTGGCAGTTGGTGCACCTCTGGAGAACGGTGGTCAAGGCAGCATCTACATATTCCACGGCGAAGGAGGAAGCACAGTCAGTTCGACTTACTCACAG AAAATTGCTGCCTCTGAAGTCCGGCAACAACTTAGATTCTTCGGTATGTCAATCAGTGACTCGTCTTTTGACCGCAGTGGCGACAGTCTGCCTGACTTAGCAGTGGGGTCAAAGGGCACAGTTGTCTTACTCAG GTCAAAGCCTGTGGTAATGGTAGAGGCTACGATGTCGTTCAACCCAAACCAGGTCCCTACAAAAAACCAAAACTGCCAGAACCCACTGGAGAACACAGCTGAAATCTGCTTTACCATGACCAAACTTTCTACAGTTTCCACAG CTGGAGCAAAGATCAATTATACTTTAACACTGGATGCCACCCGCAAGGTCCCAAACAACAGAGCTTACATCAAGGACAAACAACGAGAGAAGACCGGGTCAATTGAAGTTGACTTACAAAGGCCAAAATGCTTCCCAGTGAAATTCTTTATTCAG GCTTGTCCTCAGGATGCTCTCAATGCACTTAGAAATGAGCTCAGATTCACCTTTGACGGTATTCCCTCTACTACAAACCTGAAACCAAGTCTGGCCCAGCAGGCTCAAACTACCACTTATCATTCT TTGAAATTTGAGATCAACTGTGGCACTGACAACAAGTGTGTAGATAACCTGAAAGTGGATTTCAACTTCAACAG ctcctcaGAGTTGAAGGTGGACATTGATGAACTGTTGGACGTCACAGTATCAGTGGAGAACCGAGACGAAGACTCCTACAACAGCTATGTGAAACTTACGTACCCAGCTGGGCTCTCCTACAGGAAGTTCACAGGTTTGCAG GGAAGAATCGAGTGCAACTCCTTGGACAGTGAAGATGGCTTATCGCGAGGAATGACAACCTGCACTATTAACAACCCCATTTTCAAGAGCGACACTGAg GCTTTGTTCACCGTCTCCTATGGGATCGAAAGCAACAGACGATTTGACAGGAAGATTTTTATCTCTGCAAATGCTTCCAG TGAGAATCAGGAACATTCCACTTCAAGTGAACTTTACCAAATGAAATGGTTGGACATGAAGTACAGCATTTTGGTCATGATTGAAag CTCCCTCAGCTACAACAACTTCACATCTGGAAAGAACGATGTGCTGAAACCTCACAAGCAGTCAATTGTG GTCACAAACAACATCAGGGCGCTGAACTTCACGGTGGTGATCAAGGTGCCTGTCAAGCTCGGCGATAAAGACATCTGGGTGGATTCGAGCAGTTTGCAG ATTCCAGACTGCCGAAGAGAAGCAGACGAAGAACATACTGTCACAGACTTTGTTGCTATGATAAAGGAGAATAATGTAGTG GACTGCTCTGTAGCCAGGTGCggagtgttcaggtgcagtaggTTCATGGGAAGACTGgagagtaaaaagtacaaaatctCTGCCAACATCAGTTCAGGATGGATAGAGCAG attgGACTCGACTCGGCAAAATTCCTCTTGACCAGCACGGCTACTCTGGAGTACGACACAAACCAGTACATCTTCTTTTCTACGGGGTCTAATAACAAGCCTCTGATTCACAAG ATTGAAGTCGAGATAGAAGTGTATCCACACCCAGATTTCACCAAAGAAATCGTCGGGGGATCGCTGGGAGGGTTAGCTCTGCTGGCTCTACTCACTGCTGGCCTGTATAAG gCTGGATTTTTcaacagtaaatacaaagaaatgatgaatgaggcagaagaagcagcagaaccGGGGGctaatgaagctgcagccacaccAGAACAATAA